ATGATGAGTATTTgacaaaagttttggtgggatataatttagctttaaattattttaataattgttataatatactaaaaacatataaatataaataaatgtatgaaggtataaataaatatgattttttctctacctaaaattatttatatatttaattcaggaaataaaatttctttttatatttttaaaactttgtttaagatttagaatttattttcttcaacaatttttaaatccGCACATCGAGCGGACCCTTATCTAATACTCTATAGTCTTtgatttactaaaaataaaggataatttcaataaaacaaaatttggttacCTACCATTCTACCAATTATCTTGGCACACTCTTGACTGTCTAACAACTGTTTGACCTTCGTTCAGATTAAGTCTTTCATAGTCAGAGTAAAAAGGGAAATAATCAACGGAAGAAGAATTGTAATCAACAGTAAATGGAAGGCTTATCTTGTAACGCTCAGATTTCATGCTATTAGTCTTCATATCATAAAGACCAACCCAATCAAAACCACACATCACCACTGCAACGTTGGTTTCTGGGAGCAACCACACAGGTTTAActaatttatcttcttctactatacttttctcttctttcacattCACCCATGTCTTCccaaaactactatccaatacCCAAATTCCCTTTAAGTTTTCTCTGCTTTTCTGTTTCCAAAGAATTATGCCTAGCTTGTCTTTGTACTTAGCTAAAACTAGAGGACTAGTTCTTGTTAAATCGTTCGGAAGCGGATGGAGAGACCATGTTTCGGTTTTCATACAAAACCGGAATACATTCTTGTTCGAAGTCGTTAACCAATGCAAGAATCCGTTAATCAATACTGGTACACTTGAAATCCTTAAGAATTCTCCTTCTGGTAGCTTCACATCATCGTCTAATCGTTTCCATGTAAACAAATCAGAATCGAAAACTTCGCATATGAGTGTGTAGCAATTATCATTTTCTGAAAACGTTATCTTATTTTGCTGAGATAGTTTGACAATCTTATATCGAAAAGGATTTGCTCCAATGACGACTAAGCCGGTTACAATTGTCCGTAAACATCCGGTTTCCGGGTTTGGTATAGTATGGTACTGTTTTGTGGTTGGTTTACAAACAATATACGTTGTTCGTCCATAGCACTTAGGATCAACACAGAGCAAAATCCCATGACTTGGGTCACAAGCTTCGATCTTTACCTTCTCTACCGGTAAAAACTCGAGCGAGACTTTAGATCTATGATGAATGTTCTTAGAAGTGAGGACATAATAAGTGGAATAATATGTTGAAAGAGGTCCTTTGTATTGGATAAAAACTCCAAAGACAGGATTGGTTCTAAGGAGATTAAGATTGATAAACCAAGATTCCGACATTCGTTTGTAGTAATCTTTGTTTAGAAATCTGAATTTTTCAATTGCTGACACCGGACAGTAAGACAAAATTCCTAAGATTATGTCTTGGTTCATTGCAGGATAACTCATTTTGGTGATAGCGAGAAGTTAGCAAGATGACTTGTTTAgggtctatatatattttgttttgtcaagtTTTAGCTTCTGTAGTTTTATAGATTTGGTTAAACAAATGTGTCAGTTAGATTCACTATTGGTCCACGTCTGTTTTGAGAAacatattataacaaaattgtCTATTgcaaattttagaaaaatctcCTACAATCTCATTCGGTagctttttattaaaaaattgttattttttgaataacatcAAAttctaaatgatttttataaatttcacattcaataacataagatttcatataattttttaaaatcatcaattagATAACAGGGGATTTTAGAATActccaaaatctcctaaaatttcNNNNNNNNNNNNNNNNNNNNNNNNNNNNNNNNNNNNNNNNNNNNNNNNNNNNNNNNNNNNNNNNNNNNNNNNNNNNNNNNNNNNNNNNNNNNNNNNNNNNNNNNNNNNNNNNNNNNNNNNNNNNNNNNNNNNNNNNNNNNNNNNNNNNNNNNNNNNNNNNNNNNNNNNNNNNNNNNNNNNNNNNNNNNNNNNNNNNNNNNNNNNNNNNNNNNNNNNNNNNNNNNNNNNNNNNNNNNNNNNNNNNNNNNNNNNNNNNNNNNNNNNNNNNNNNNNNNNNNNNNNNNNNNNNNNNNNNNNNNNNNNNNNNNNNNNNNNNNNNNNNNNNNNNNNNNNNNNNNNNNNNNNNNNNNNNNNNNN
This portion of the Camelina sativa cultivar DH55 unplaced genomic scaffold, Cs unpScaffold01822, whole genome shotgun sequence genome encodes:
- the LOC104774187 gene encoding F-box protein At5g49610-like — its product is MSYPAMNQDIILGILSYCPVSAIEKFRFLNKDYYKRMSESWFINLNLLRTNPVFGVFIQYKGPLSTYYSTYYVLTSKNIHHRSKVSLEFLPVEKVKIEACDPSHGILLCVDPKCYGRTTYIVCKPTTKQYHTIPNPETGCLRTIVTGLVVIGANPFRYKIVKLSQQNKITFSENDNCYTLICEVFDSDLFTWKRLDDDVKLPEGEFLRISSVPVLINGFLHWLTTSNKNVFRFCMKTETWSLHPLPNDLTRTSPLVLAKYKDKLGIILWKQKSRENLKGIWVLDSSFGKTWVNVKEEKSIVEEDKLVKPVWLLPETNVAVVMCGFDWVGLYDMKTNSMKSERYKISLPFTVDYNSSSVDYFPFYSDYERLNLNEGQTVVRQSRVCQDNW